A genomic window from Slackia heliotrinireducens DSM 20476 includes:
- a CDS encoding cation diffusion facilitator family transporter codes for MTTPTAAAKAAAKAAAAKAVADADYEAPDGQSHRNPNAEEHVESTSSVLAAIAANILIGIVKFIAAGISGSSAMISEGIHSIVDSGNGMLILLGLKKAQRAADQEHPFGYGTELYFWTLVVAIMIFALGGGFSIYEGYTHLREVGPDTVLGNPTMNYIVIGASIILEGASLSVALRNFNKARGDIKPMQFIREAKDPSLFTVVFEDSAALLGLVIALAGVFFSHLLDNPYLDSAASILIGLLLCTVAIVLLRETKGLLIGEGMKSSEVREIEAIVEANDQVIECGRVLSLYMGPHDVLLTIDATFVETAGRDDIVDAVDEIEGRIVERFPDVTRVFIETESLRYTRAVDLM; via the coding sequence ATGACCACGCCAACCGCCGCCGCCAAAGCCGCGGCCAAAGCTGCCGCCGCCAAGGCCGTCGCCGACGCCGACTACGAGGCCCCCGACGGGCAGTCGCACCGCAATCCGAACGCCGAAGAGCACGTCGAAAGCACGTCGTCCGTCCTGGCCGCCATCGCCGCCAACATCCTTATCGGCATCGTGAAGTTCATAGCCGCCGGCATCTCCGGGTCTTCGGCCATGATTTCCGAGGGCATCCATTCCATCGTCGACTCCGGCAACGGCATGCTCATCCTGTTGGGCTTGAAGAAAGCACAACGCGCAGCCGACCAGGAACACCCCTTCGGCTACGGCACCGAGCTCTACTTCTGGACGCTGGTCGTGGCCATCATGATCTTCGCCCTGGGCGGCGGCTTCTCCATTTACGAGGGCTACACCCATCTGCGCGAAGTCGGCCCCGACACCGTGCTGGGCAACCCCACCATGAACTACATCGTCATCGGCGCCTCCATCATTCTAGAAGGCGCATCGCTTTCCGTGGCGCTGCGCAACTTCAACAAGGCCCGCGGCGACATCAAGCCCATGCAGTTCATCCGTGAGGCGAAGGACCCGAGCCTGTTCACCGTGGTGTTCGAAGACTCCGCCGCCCTCCTGGGCCTGGTCATCGCATTGGCGGGCGTCTTCTTCAGCCACCTGCTGGACAACCCGTATCTGGACAGCGCCGCATCCATCCTCATCGGCCTTCTGCTCTGCACCGTCGCCATCGTGTTGCTACGCGAGACGAAGGGCCTGCTCATCGGCGAGGGCATGAAGAGCTCCGAGGTCCGCGAAATCGAGGCCATCGTCGAGGCCAACGACCAGGTCATCGAGTGCGGCCGCGTGCTGTCGCTGTACATGGGTCCCCATGACGTGCTGCTGACCATCGACGCCACCTTCGTCGAAACCGCCGGCCGCGACGACATCGTAGATGCCGTCGACGAGATCGAGGGCCGTATCGTGGAACGCTTCCCCGACGTGACCCGCGTCTTCATCGAAACCGAGAGCCTGC